Sequence from the Brachionichthys hirsutus isolate HB-005 chromosome 21, CSIRO-AGI_Bhir_v1, whole genome shotgun sequence genome:
TTTCCAAAAGCTTTTAGAGACGTCTCAAATGGTTTGTggggtttgttgttttttctgagAGGATTATGAGTTCCTTGAAAATTATATCGATCGATTGAAAGGAAGAGTTTGCAAAAATCAACATCTACTAACCCTCACggtgttgtaaaaaaaaacgtttattcatttacaaaacagtaaaaaaaatatatttgtgataagaagtaaaacaaacaaactgaaccaGACATGAAAGTTGATTTGCTTATCACGCCATCATTTATGACCAAACAATGCCATCTTGTGGCTCAGTTACATTTGAATCCATCACACTTTTAGAATAAAGTCTTCTTCGAACCAAAAACTAGAATGAAAGATTCAAATATTTACTATTTACCAATAATGGTTCCAATTTCAACTGTGAGAtcaaataaaagcaacagttctgaaactgattttttttcccagtgttgacacatttttataattataatattatgcatttaaaaactaaatagTAATTATTACTATCACTTAGTGTGGAAGCGCATTATTAATCAAATCGCCTCTTGACCGATCCCGAACCCCAGCAGAGAGGTTTTGTTATGTATTTCCTGATTGGTCACACTAAAGCGAGTTTATTAAACACGCCGTGTGATTGGTCGAGCAGTTTTTTTCTCGCGATTGTTCCCCGTGCGGGTTAATGGCTCCTCCTGCTACAGACCGAGACGGAGCTGGCAACGAGCAGCGACACGGTGGGGGGGAGCTGTAACGCCGCGGAGAAAATAAGCGATTACACCCAAATACTAGCAGGTTTTCACCGCAGTTGTGCGGGTGTAGCTCGCAGAAGGTTGTCCGGGCGGTAGTTCGGGTCGAGGGCTAAGTTTGGAAGCGGCCGGTCCGAGGGTagctgtctatttttttttaccaaccaACACCCCAGATGAACTCCGTCAGAGCCACCAACAGGAGACCCAGGCGAGTGTCAAGGCCGCGCCCGGTGCAGCACGAACGGAACAACGGGAATGGAGGTAAGCTCGGCCGCGGCCAGCTATTGATTTGAGACGAAGCGGTGACGAGCGATAACGCCCTTAACATATCTTTCCCGCTACTGCCCGGTTCTCTGCACCGGGAGACGGCGACGTCAGCAGGAAACGTCGAGGCTTCTCGCTCTGTGGCTTAGGCCAGGCCGCGCTTTGTTTGGCTTGAGTGATTGAGGCTAGCCGATGCAGCTAGCTGTAGCCTACCGAGGTTATACGGCAGCAGAGGGTTGTCTTCGCCTAAAGTAATGCGTATGTAGCAATAAATGGCTTTTATTCGGGTAAcaccagctggggggggggggcgggggggtttaAGTCACACTATGCAGTCACCGCTCAGCCATTGCATTCCCAGCTGTCACTACCGATTCCGAGGGTGTAAATCCGCGGTGTCTTTGGACTGCCATTTTTCGGGGTGTGCGTTAACAAAAACAttagcagcggggggggggggggggctaggctAGCAAGCTGTCCCAGCGTCAAGCCACGCTAATCAGCTGTGATAGATTACGTGAACCGGTGTGAAGTcgcaaaaaaaaagctactttAACGAGCGGACTAGcccctttcctcttcctcgttcCCGGTAATGTCGAGCCGCAGCAGCTCGATTTGTTTACACCGCGGATTCGCTCAGCTACGCAGTTCGGTTTAGCCATTAGCCGCGCATCGACTCTTgtctggggggtggggggggatttgaCAGCAGCGGAGAAGACGAGCCTGATTCTTCTCGTTTAATAATCACCGTGCAGAACATTAGCAGGCGGGGGATTAAACATGGAAGACTGGTGCCATTATCGATCACTAAGCTTCGTCTATTAGCCTACGCAGTGGAGGATATTAGCCGAATGCACAGCATTCTGGCATTAATGGTGGTGTTTGCTGCACGTAAAGGTGATTAGCTTTAGCCCCTATGCtacgtttaaaaacaacattgaGTATTGGGAGTGTAGGAAAGCTGTTTTTTTCCGCTCTTCTGTTCAGATGAGCAGGCTCCTGCAGCCGCTGCGGCAGAAATGGTGGCTGAGGAGTGCGGTCCGGGGGCTAAGAACAGTCCCTACCAGCTCAGACGCAAGACGCTGCTCCCCAAGAGGACCGCCGCCGCCTCGGCCACCACCTCGGCCTGCCCCAGCAAGGGCCTGATGGAGGTTAGGCTGAAACATGTGTGGTGTTCTCAGAATGGCGTGCACGTTGGTGAATGAGAGAGAAGGTTGCTTTTATTCCCTTGAGTTAGTCCAGCTGCCGTTTGAATTtctgtatgtatttttattgtttgtttattttacaggGAGCATCCACGTCATCAACAGAAACGTTTGGCCCTCGAGCAAAGCGGGCACGAGTGTCCGGTAAGAGCCACGACCTGCCAGGTGTGTGTTAGTATCTGCAGTCGGGCCGTGGAGAACGTtagaaaattacatttaaagagCAAAATTATGAATCATgtcgtttttgttttctggttAAATAGCATAATGTTTAGGGTGAAATATTTCTTTTACTGAGGCTCGTATTTTtattgtgtgcgtgcgtgtgtgtgtgtgtatgtgtgtgtgtgcatgtgcgtgtgtgtgcgtgtgtctttaGCAGCCCCAGCAGAGCAATATCTGCAGCAGAAACTTCCGGATGAAGTTGTTTTGAAGATCATCTCCTACTTACTGGAACAGGACCTCTGTCAGGCAGCTTGTGTTTGCAAGAGATTCAGCCAGCTAGCCAATGACCCCATCCTATGGTCAGTgcttgacccccccaccccccaccccacgtCCTGTTCTGAGGAGGGCAGAGCGCTGAAGAGAGTTTTATGTGGGTTTCACTCTTCCAGGAAGCGGCTGTACACGGAGGTGTTCGAGTACACGCGTCCCATGATGCACCCCGAGTCGGGCAGGTTCTACCAGGTCAGCCCCGAGGAGCACGAGCACCCGAACCCCTGGAAGGAGAGCTTCCAGCAGCTGGTGAgtctgtggttgtgtgtgtgtgtgtgtttgggttctGTCGTGAATAGGACGGCGCTTTCGGGAGTATTTAAATCTTCATTAAAGTCGTggtttttacaaaaaaataacataaattgGTAAGCAGTTAAATGGAAATCAACcgcttttaaatatttaaaacgaGCTCTTGTGTTACCCGCGTCATAATTTTCTGGCAGCACGATCCATCACCGGCTGCCAAACCCTGGTGACGGGTTCGGTGCGTTTCCTCTTGATTACATGTCATCCCTGCCACTGCAGACCTTTATTtctattgaaatatattttttatttcttaataaGATCATTGTTGAGTAAATATTTGACTTTGTCTGAGCGCTTCGTGTCTCTTTCCTTGCTCCTTTGGATTTGATGCTAACCTGCCCGTTGTTGAGCCGATCCTCATCCGCCGCCTTGAGAGAGGCCGGTGGTGCTATGACTGTTTtttgaccgtgtgtgtgtgggggggggggggtttgcttgtttttttaacGCGTTGCAGTACAAAGGAGCTCATGTAAAACCAGGCTTCGCTGAGCATTTCTACAGCAACCCCGGCAGATACAAAGGCAGAGAGAATATGCTGGTAAGTCAGAACTTAATATATAAGGGGGCGGGGTCTGAGCCTGGAAGTGACTGTTCCTTCCTTCTGCAGTATTATGACACCATTGAGGACGCGCTGGGCGGAGTACAGGAGGCCCACTTTGACGGCCTGATCTTCGTCCACTCTGGCATCTATACGGACGAGTGGATTTATATCGAGTCCCCCATCACGATGATTGCAGCAGGTAAACGCAGAGAAGTACTCCAGACGTAATCAATATCTCTGCTCAGACGAGGTGACCCCCTCGGCGTTCAAGTGCGCGTGTAGGACTGTGCTAATGAGTTTCCTGCACCCCCCAGCTCCCGGTAAAATTGAAGACAAGGTGGTGATAGAGAACACCAGAGACTCGACGTTTGTCTTCATGGAGGGCTCGGAGGACGCCTACGTGGGATTCATGACTATCAAGGTAAGTTCATTTCACGACTTCGACCGAAGAGTGGACGAACGTTAAAAGACTCATTTTATCGTCCCGTCACGTGGCCCCCAGCGTCGTCGTGATTTATTCGTAGATGAGGATTTGTATTATTTCCCACGTGGACAGTCTTTAGTTTCTGTTTGCAGTGAGGCCGCCCGATCTTTTAGAGATGGCCTCCTCTCAAATCAAACGGAACCAGGAAGTGGATGCTAGCAAGCAACGTGACGTCACACGGAATGTTTGGCTTGAGgctgtctgaccccccccccacacacacacacacttctctttcCTCAGTTTAATCCTGAAGATAAATCGGCACAGCATCACAACGCCCACCACTGTTTGGAGATAACCGTCAACTGCAGCCCCAACATCGACCACTGCATCATCCGCTCCACATGCACAGGTAGCGCGCTCTGATCGCCACGGTAACCAAGACTCTGAGTTTGATGCTGTATTTAGATTTATTGGGGGGGGAACCAGCTTcgtattaataaaataacaaaccgttattttaaaagcagacgtgtaaatatttaaatgtgttttaaacgGGAGGATGGAAGTGATCTTGTTCTGCTGGTTTAACTGGCGCTGTGCTGGCGCTGTTTAGTGGGTTCAGCCGTGTGCGTGAGCGGCCAGGGGGCGTGTCCGAACATCAAACACTGCAACATCAGTGACTGCGAGAACGTCGGGCTGTACATAACGGATCACGCCCAGGTAGGAAAAGCCCCGTCTCCCGTTGGGATCAGGAGGCGAACGGTCCCGTCCCGACTCCGCCCCGACTCCGCCCCTCCGTTTCAGGGAATCTACGAAGACAACGAAATCAGCAACAACGCTCTCGCGGGAATTTGGGTGAAGAACCACGGCGACCCCATCATCAGACGCAACCACATCCACCACGGGAGGGACGTCGGCGTGTTCACCTTCGATCACGGGATGGTAAACGCCACCGCTGAGAGCGCCCCCGGTGATCGGGATCCTCGCTGACGCctaactcctccccctcctgtgATTCAGGGTTACTTCGAGAACTGCAACATCCACAGAAACCGCATCGCGGGCTTCGAGGTGAAGGCCTACGCCAACCCCACGGTGGTGCGGTGCGAGATCCATCACGGACAAACGGGGGGCATCTACGTCCACGAGAAGGGGCGGGGCCAATTTATAGAGAACAAAATCTATGCTAATA
This genomic interval carries:
- the fbxo11b gene encoding F-box only protein 11 — protein: MNSVRATNRRPRRVSRPRPVQHERNNGNGDEQAPAAAAAEMVAEECGPGAKNSPYQLRRKTLLPKRTAAASATTSACPSKGLMEGASTSSTETFGPRAKRARVSGKSHDLPAAPAEQYLQQKLPDEVVLKIISYLLEQDLCQAACVCKRFSQLANDPILWKRLYTEVFEYTRPMMHPESGRFYQVSPEEHEHPNPWKESFQQLYKGAHVKPGFAEHFYSNPGRYKGRENMLYYDTIEDALGGVQEAHFDGLIFVHSGIYTDEWIYIESPITMIAAAPGKIEDKVVIENTRDSTFVFMEGSEDAYVGFMTIKFNPEDKSAQHHNAHHCLEITVNCSPNIDHCIIRSTCTVGSAVCVSGQGACPNIKHCNISDCENVGLYITDHAQGIYEDNEISNNALAGIWVKNHGDPIIRRNHIHHGRDVGVFTFDHGMGYFENCNIHRNRIAGFEVKAYANPTVVRCEIHHGQTGGIYVHEKGRGQFIENKIYANNFAGVWITSNSDPTIRGNAIFNGNQGGVYIFGDGRGLIESNDIYGNALAGIQIRTNSCPIVRHNKIHDGQHGGIYVHEKGQGVIEENEVYSNTLAGVWVTTGSTPVLRKNRIHSGKQVGVYFYDNGHGVLEDNDIYNHMYSGVQIRTGSNPKIRRNKIWGGQNGGILVYNSGLGFIEDNEIFDNAMAGVWIKTDSNPTLRRNKIHDGRDGGICIFNGGRGLLEENNIFRNAQAGVLISTNSHPILRKNRIFDGFAAGIEITNHATATLEGNQIFNNRFGGLFLASGVNVTMKDNKILNNQDAIEKAVSRGQCLYKISSYTSYPMHDFYRCHTCNTTDRNAICVNCIKKCHQGHDVEFIRHDRFFCDCGAGTLSNPCTLAGEPTHDTDTLYDSAPPIESNTLQHN